The genomic segment TGATGGCGACCGTCACTGACCCACGCGACATCATCCTGGCTCCGGTCATCTCGGAGAAGTCCTACGGACTGCTCGACGACAACGTGTACACCTTTGTGGTGCACCCCGATTCGAACAAGACGCAGATCAAGATCGCTATCGAGAAGATCTTCTCCGTCAAGGTCGCATCGGTGAACACCGCGAACCGTCAGGGCAAGCGGAAACGCAGCCGGACCGGGTTCGGCAAGCGCAAGGGCACCAAGCGCGCGATTGTCACCCTGGCCGCGGGCAGCAAGCCGATTGACCTGTTCGGAGCACCGGCCTAGCCGCGCGCGAGAGAAAGACCTGATAAGACATGGCAATTCGCAAATACAAGCCGACGACCCCCGGTCGTCGCGGCGCGAGCGTATCCGACTTCGCCGAGATCACTCGGACGGAGCCGGAGAAGTCGTTGGTGCGCCCGCTGCACGGTCATGGCGGACGTAATGCCCACGGCCGCATCACCACTCGTCACAAGGGCGGTGGCCACAAGCGGGCCTACCGGGTGATCGACTTCCGGCGCAACGACAAGGACGGCGTCAACGCCAAGGTCGCACAAATCGAGTACGACCCGAACCGCACCGCCAACATCGCGCTGCTGCACTTCCTGGATGGGGAGAAGCGCTACATCATTGCCCCGCTTGGTCTCTCGCAGGGCGACGTCGTGGAGTCCGGCGCCAACGCCGACATCAAGCCGGGTAACAACCTGCCGCTGCGCAACATCCCGGCCGGTACCTTGGTCCACGCCGTGGAGTTGCGGCCGGGCGGTGGCGCCAAGATGGCGCGGTCGGCCG from the Mycobacterium lentiflavum genome contains:
- the rplW gene encoding 50S ribosomal protein L23; protein product: MATVTDPRDIILAPVISEKSYGLLDDNVYTFVVHPDSNKTQIKIAIEKIFSVKVASVNTANRQGKRKRSRTGFGKRKGTKRAIVTLAAGSKPIDLFGAPA
- the rplB gene encoding 50S ribosomal protein L2; translated protein: MAIRKYKPTTPGRRGASVSDFAEITRTEPEKSLVRPLHGHGGRNAHGRITTRHKGGGHKRAYRVIDFRRNDKDGVNAKVAQIEYDPNRTANIALLHFLDGEKRYIIAPLGLSQGDVVESGANADIKPGNNLPLRNIPAGTLVHAVELRPGGGAKMARSAGSSIQLLGKEGTYASLRMPSGEIRRVDVRCRATVGEVGNAEQANINWGKAGRMRWKGKRPTVRGVVMNPVDHPHGGGEGKTSGGRHPVSPWGKPEGRTRQPNKASNKLIVRRRRTGKKHGR